One genomic segment of Tubulanus polymorphus chromosome 4, tnTubPoly1.2, whole genome shotgun sequence includes these proteins:
- the LOC141904366 gene encoding uncharacterized protein LOC141904366: MTEELKLKKTTSKTIQEEDADSTIKYGDLTRDLDASDSVSQCSSTSSIRLKLLEEEATRRSLETKLLKAKEQQQLQREKLRLELKHKEQLLELDAAAALLQIESELEQSAVRQHVYNEADCDNDGAPRSSKPILSSSQTETKVPPLSAEAREWYPQNVNSRSDMSNMMSCVEQVFSHQQQSNLELTLPKPEMPTFDGNPIDYYPFISAYENLIASKTQNASTRLYMLQQYTKGEANEVVKAFLTNEPNVGLANALDALKRHYGQNYRIATAYIDKVTNGPPIRSEDGASLQKLSVILNSCANVLSQIGYVSKIENPDFMRRLIYRLPYDMRKRWRTKADYITNLEREITISDIASFIEHEARVHTHPIFGDINDSKDKSKQNHPIKKKTFTTNAEEIYSKDSRKNCVYCSENHWLYQCKIFLDKSVEDRRKFAREKALCYNCMKMKHRARTCRSQASCRTCGKRHHSLLHTEQPPPVKNAFVRNPVPGTVKLPIVPVLLKANDCQLTTYALLDSGSTVSFCTESLIDRLKIPAEYKRYQLSTLGRVETVECREISINAYSLDGCSSLQLRNMLSTPSLPVSKNDMVCQDEVNKWPHLDGVTVSNIDSRVELLIGNDNPAALEPIEVRKPANSNGPFAVRTQFGWTVYGTAQPYEVINKGSVNLVKGSDDELNQRFREFCNREFSDAFTDASAMLVDDKKALSAIESTAVMRENHYEVGLPWKYPPSELVNNRVMAEHRLNLLKGRLLKNEELQAKYTKYIDRLLELGFAEQVPVEEVVSPYVWYLPHHPVWHPRKPDKLRVVFDCSAKYQGRSLNDMLYQGPDLTNSLIGVLSRFRQEHVAFIGDIESMFHQVNVEERDRNALRFLWWPDHDIEQPPIDHRMKVHIFGAASSPSVCNYALHRTADDNRADFAADIVETVHRNFYVDDCLRSCRTPEERAPPLRELGDHDLPGDRVLGVWWDMETDTLRFKVNIKPQPVTRRGMLSVVSAIYDPLGLASPLLLPAKVISQHLCKSGLGWDDKVPANYEREWSNWLQDLPLLEEFSVPRCIRPANFGRATSTQLHHFADASEKGFGAVSYVRLINENGHIHSAFLASRSRLAPLKVMSIPRLELSAAVLAVKLDRMLREELDLDIDNSTFWSDSQAVLKYISNTSSRFKVFVANRLSVIQEGSNPEQWRYIPGVLNPADEVSRGLTAQQFLQNDRWVAGPEFLRKQESEWPRQEFGNHDVSIEDTEVKKTFVSKDLEINSSSTSVLLNIADRSSTWHKAKIVAALVMRFIARLKQSVSKRKGLNTAAQGTAYKHITVPELRAAESAIVEAVQRKVYGKEMERLEQNRTTDRRKYRKFVKKTSVLRRLNPIVVNGQLRVGGRLSYSTGNEDQKHPLIHSPNEHVTKLIIRHYHRYRAGHSGRNHVLSLVREKYWIVHGMSAVYRILRDCIDCKKRQGLPGQQMMADLPPERLVADKPPFSNVGIDYFGPYLVKIGRSQVKRYGCIFTCMSSRAVHLEIANSMDTSAFINALRRFIARRGNPECIRSDNGTNFTGAQRELRDSIAGWNQEKIEGFMLQREITWEFNPPSGSHFGGVWERCMRTVRKVLNALLSQQVLNDENLSTLMCEVESVINSRPLTAISGDVSDLQALTPNHILLLRAGGTMPPGVFKPTDMYIKRKWRQVQYLANTFWRRAWVKEYLPVLQERQRWQKPSVNFSVGDIVLVMDHTLPRCCWPLGRVISVHPGKDNKKPTTTYVKNNDKICQEQHKIKLIQE; encoded by the exons ATGACGGAAGaactgaaattgaagaaaactaCAAGTAAGACAATACAGGAAGAAGATGCTGACTCCACGATTAAGTACGGTGACCTCACCCGTGACCTTGATGCATCAGACTCAGTAAGTCAGTGTTCAAGTACATCCTCGATACGTTTAAAGCTGTTAGAAGAAGAAGCTACCAGACGTAGCCTAGAAACTAAGTTGCTGAAAGCCAAAGAACAGCAACAACTTCAGCGAGAAAAATTACGTCTCGAACTTAAACATAAAGAACAGCTCCTAGAGCTCGATGCTGCTGCGGCATTGCTACAAATCGAATCAGAACTGGAACAGTCGGCTGTAAGGCAGCATGTATATAACGAAGCAGATTGTGACAACGACGGTGCGCCGAGATCATCGAAACCAATTCTTAGTTCCAGTCAAACCGAAACAAAGGTGCCGCCACTATCGGCCGAAGCACGTGAGTGGTATCCGCAGAATGTTAACTCAAGAAGTGACATGAGTAATATGATGTCTTGCGTAGAACAAGTGTTTTCGCACCAACAGCAGAGTAATCTTGAATTAACTCTTCCGAAACCAGAGATGCCCACTTTCGATGGCAATCCGATCGATTATTACCCGTTCATCTCTGCATATGAAAATCTTATTGCATCGAAAACTCAAAATGCAAGTACACGTTTATATATGTTACAACAGTATACGAAGGGTGAAGCCAACGAAGTAGTGAAAGCATTCTTAACCAATGAACCAAATGTTGGTCTCGCCAATGCGCTCGACGCCTTAAAAAGGCATTATGGCCAGAATTACCGGATCGCAACTGCGTATATCGACAAGGTTACGAATGGCCCTCCAATACGTTCCGAAGACGGAGCAAGTCTCCAGAAGCTATCTGTGATATTAAATTCTTGTGCGAATGTCCTAAGTCAAATTGGTTACGTGAGTAAAATAGAGAATCCAGACTTTATGCGTCGTTTGATCTACAGACTGCCTTACGACATGCGAAAGAGATGGCGTACGAAAGCAGATTACATCACGAACCTTGAAcgagaaataacaatatcagACATCGCTAGTTTTATTGAACATGAAGCACGAGTTCATACTCATCCGATATTCGGGGACATTAATGACTCGAAAGATAAATCGAAACAGAATCATccgataaaaaagaaaacatttacTACGAACGCTGAAGAAATATACTCTAAGGACTCACGAAAGAACTGTGTTTATTGTAGTGAAAATCACTGGCTTTATCagtgtaaaatatttttagacAAATCAGTTGAAGATCGTCGTAAGTTTGCTCGTGAAAAGGCGCTATGCTATAATTGTATGAAGATGAAGCACAGAGCTAGGACATGTCGTAGTCAAGCATCGTGTCGTACATGTGGCAAACGCCATCATAGTCTGCTGCATACAGAACAGCCTCCACCCGTGAAGAATGCTTTTGTAAGAAATCCAGTTCCTGGAACAGTAAAGCTACCTATAGTACCAGTTTTGCTGAAAGCTAATGATTGTCAGCTAACAACGTACGCGCTACTCGACAGCGGCTCAACAGTTTCATTCTGTACCGAGAGCTTGATAGATCGTCTTAAAATTCCTGCTGAGTATAAACGCTATCAGCTGAGCACTTTAGGAAGGGTTGAGACTGTTGAGTGTCGGGAAATATCAATCAATGCCTATAGTTTGGATGGGTGCAGTTCTCTTCAGCTGCGGAACATGCTATCTACACCGTCCTTACCAGTCTCGAAGAATGACATGGTATGTCAAGACGAAGTCAACAAGTGGCCCCACCTGGATGGCGTTACAGTCTCAAACATCGACTCTCGTGTGGAGCTGCTGATAGGTAACGACAATCCAGCTGCATTGGAACCAATAGAAGTACGGAAACCGGCTAACAGCAACGGTCCATTTGCTGTACGTACACAGTTCGGCTGGACAGTATATGGTACAGCCCAGCCATATGAAGTGATCAACAAAGGTTCAGTTAATCTAGTCAAAGGCAGCGATGATGAACTTAATCAGAGATTCCGTGAATTCTGCAATCGTGAATTCAGCGACGCATTTACTGATGCTTCAGCTATGTTAGTGGATGACAAGAAAGCTCTCTCAGCGATCGAGAGTACAGCTGTTATGAGAGAAAATCATTACGAGGTAGGGTTACCATGGAAATACCCTCCTTCAGAATTGGTCAACAATAGAGTTATGGCCGAACACAGATTGAATCTACTGAAGGGTCGTCTCCtaaaaaatgaagaattacAAGCTAAGTATACAAAATATATTGATCGTCTGTTGGAGCTCGGATTCGCCGAACAAGTCCCAGTTGAAGAAGTTGTATCGCCATATGTCTGGTACTTGCCTCACCACCCAGTATGGCATCCGCGGAAACCAGACAAGCTTAGAGTGGTATTCGACTGTTCAGCTAAATATCAGGGTAGATCACTAAACGACATGCTGTATCAGGGACCAGATCTCACTAATTCCTTGATTGGTGTATTAAGTCGCTTCCGACAGGAACATGTCGCATTCATTGGAGACATAGAGAGCATGTTTCACCAGGTGAATGTTGAAGAACGAGATCGAAACGCGTTACGCTTCCTGTGGTGGCCAGACCACGATATTGAACAGCCACCTATTGACCACCGTATGAAGGTTCACATCTTCGGAGCAGCCTCATCACCAAGTGTTTGTAACTATGCTCTACATAGGACAGCAGACGACAACAGAGCGGACTTTGCCGCAGATATAGTTGAAACGGTACATCGAAACTTTTACGTGGACGATTGTCTCAG AAGTTGTCGAACACCAGAAGAACGAGCACCCCCTCTGCGCGAATTGGGTGATCATGATCTGCCTGGTGACCGCGTCCTCGGCGTCTGGTGGGACATGGAAACTGATACGTTACGTTTTAAAGTGAATATTAAGCCACAACCTGTTACTCGACGTGGGATGTTGTCTGTAGTCAGTGCTATTTACGATCCGCTCGGACTTGCTTCGCCATTACTGCTACCAGCGAAGGTCATATCTCAACACCTGTGTAAGTCCGGACTAGGTTGGGATGACAAAGTACCCGCGAATTATGAACGTGAGTGGAGTAATTGGCTGCAAGACCTACCCCTGCTGGAAGAGTTCTCAGTCCCAAGATGTATTAGACCTGCTAATTTTGGTCGCGCGACTTCAACACAGCTTCATCATTTTGCAGACGCATCTGAGAAAGGATTCGGTGCAGTTTCATACGTACGTcttattaatgaaaatggGCACATACATTCTGCATTCTTAGCGTCAAGGTCGAGATTGGCCCCACTCAAGGTGATGTCAATACCACGTCTCGAGCTGTCTGCAGCAGTATTAGCAGTGAAACTAGATCGTATGCTTCGCGAAGAACTCGACCTGGATATCGACAACTCCACATTCTGGTCCGACAGCCAGGCTGTCTTGAAGTACATCAGCAATACGAGTAGTCGTTTCAAGGTATTCGTCGCAAACAGGTTATCAGTTATCCAAGAAGGTTCAAATCCAGAGCAATGGAGATACATACCGGGGGTTTTAAACCCAGCCGATGAAGTCTCTCGAGGACTCACTGCTCAGCAATTCCTGCAAAATGACAGATGGGTTGCTGGGCCAGAGTTTCTACGAAAACAAGAAAGCGAATGGCCTCGACAAGAATTCGGAAATCACGATGTATCAATAGAAGATACAGAAGTTAAAAAGACATTTGTTTCAAAGGACTTGGAAATCAACTCATCGTCAACCAGCGTGCTGCTAAACATAGCAGATAGATCTTCAACGTGGCATAAGGCCAAAATTGTAGCGGCGTTGGTTATGCGTTTTATAGCAAGACTGAAACAATCTGTCTCTAAACGGAAGGGACTAAATACTGCAGCTCAAGGTACCGCATACAAACATATAACTGTACCCGAATTGAGAGCTGCCGAAAGCGCCATTGTTGAAGCTGTACAGCGTAAAGTTTACGGTAAAGAAATGGAAAGACTGGAGCAGAACAGAACGACAGATAGACGTAAATATCGCAAATTCGTTAAGAAGACTAGTGTACTTCGGCGTCTAAACCCCATAGTGGTAAATGGACAGCTGAGAGTTGGTGGACGTCTGTCTTACTCAACAGGGAACGAGGACCAGAAGCATCCTTTAATACATTCACCAAATGAACATGTAACTAAGCTTATTATCCGCCATTACCATCGTTATAGGGCTGGACATTCCGGTCGAAACCACGTTCTGTCACTTGTACGCGAGAAGTATTGGATAGTCCACGGTATGTCAGCAGTATATCGTATTCTGAGGGACTGCATTGACTGCAAAAAGAGACAAGGTCTTCCAGGTCAACAAATGATGGCGGACTTACCACCTGAAAGGCTAGTCGCTGATAAACCGCCTTTTTCGAACGTcggaattgattattttggtccGTATTTGGTAAAGATCGGCAGAAGTCAAGTAAAGCGATATGGCTGTATTTTTACCTGTATGTCATCGCGAGCAGTCCACTTGGAAATCGCTAATTCTATGGACACCTCTGCGTTCATAAATGCTCTGAGACGTTTCATAGCCAGGAGGGGCAACCCGGAGTGTATAAGAAGTGATAATGGAACCAACTTTACTGGAGCTCAACGAGAATTACGTGATTCAATAGCTGGGTGGAACCAGGAGAAAATCGAAGGATTCATGCTCCAGCGCGAAATTACGTGGGAATTTAATCCGCCAAGTGGATCGCACTTCGGTGGCGTATGGGAGCGTTGCATGAGAACAGTTCGAAAGGTGCTTAATGCGTTGTTAAGCCAACAAGTGTTAAACGACGAGAATTTGTCCACTCTTATGTGCGAAGTGGAATCTGTAATTAACTCGCGTCCACTTACCGCGATTTCTGGAGATGTCAGTGACTTACAGGCCCTAACGCCTAATCATATCTTGCTCTTGCGCGCCGGAGGCACCATGCCGCCAGGTGTCTTTAAACCTACTGATATGTATATAAAGAGAAAGTGGCGTCAAGTACAGTATCTTGCCAATACGTTTTGGCGACGTGCATGGGTTAAAGAGTATTTGCCTGTGTTACAGGAGCGCCAGCGATGGCAAAAGCCGAGCGTCAATTTTAGCGTTGGTGACATTGTTTTAGTGATGGACCACACACTCCCTAGGTGTTGTTGGCCGCTAGGCCGAGTTATTAGCGTACATCCGGGAAAGGACAATAAA aaacCAACAACAACATATGTAAAGAACAACGACAAGATATGTCAAGAACAACACAAGATTAAGTTGAttcaagaataa